Proteins encoded within one genomic window of Oncorhynchus nerka isolate Pitt River linkage group LG17, Oner_Uvic_2.0, whole genome shotgun sequence:
- the LOC115145120 gene encoding ras-like protein family member 11B: MRLIQNMSTIAEFATPECPSNGNIKIAVIGGSGVGKTALVVRFLTRRFIGDYERNAGNLYSREVQVDGGEQVAIQVQDTPGVDLTGNGLSIPDHVTCSIQWADAVVLVYSVTDRHSFDLIGQLHQLVARAGRANVPPVILLANKADLLHMRRVDAEQGPLLAAALGCSFYEVSASEDYSQVHGAFHRLCCHMAKQQATASMSSHTTSSGVAEKKGRSPLIPRPKSPNMQDLKRRFKQALSAKVRTVTSV, translated from the exons ATGCGTCTGATCCAGAACATGTCAACCATCGCGGAGTTTGCGACCCCAGAGTGCCCGTCCAACGGGAACATCAAAATAGCGGTGATCGGGGGCAGCGGAGTTGGCAAAACAG CTCTGGTAGTAAGGTTTCTAACAAGGCGCTTCATCGGGGACTACGAGAGAAACGCAGGAAACCTTTATTCAAGAGAGGTCCAGGTGGACGGAGGAGAGCAAGTAGCCATCCAAGTCCAGGACACGCCGGGTGTTGAT CTGACCGGTAACGGCCTCAGCATCCCTGATCATGTGACCTGCTCCATCCAATGGGCCGACGCCGTGGTGCTGGTCTACTCTGTGACCGACCGCCATAGCTTTGATCTGATTGGCCAGTTGCACCAGCTGGTGGCCCGAGCGGGTAGGGCCAACGTGCCACCCGTCATCCTGCTGGCCAATAAGGCGGACCTGCTGCACATGAGGCGGGTGGATGCCGAACAGGGCCCCCTGCTGGCGGCAGCGCTGGGCTGCTCCTTCTACGAGGTGTCAGCCAGCGAAGACTACAGCCAGGTACATGGGGCCTTCCACAGGCTGTGCTGCCACATGGCCAAACAGCAggccacagcctctatgtcctcccACACCACCTCCAGCGGAGTGGCTGAGAAGAAGGGACGCTCACCCCTTATCCCGAGGCCCAAGTCCCCCAACATGCAGGACCTGAAGAGGCGCTTCAAGCAGGCCCTGTCTGCTAAAGTCAGGACTGTCACCTCTGTGTGA